The Glycine soja cultivar W05 chromosome 9, ASM419377v2, whole genome shotgun sequence sequence aaagagagaaaaataagataattgtCATGTGATTTAAATCCACAAATTATGTATGCATAGTAATTATCATATCTCTTGTATCGAACGTCTTCCTGTCGGTGGGTCCAGGAGACGTGTCCTATGAGTGGAGCGGCGATAAAAATATCTAGAGCATGTGGACTCTAATGGTCAACATGGAATATTCGTGGATGATAATCACTTCCGCTTGAGGGGGAGATTATCATGTGGAAGAGTTTCATACTTGGGAGGGAGATTGTTGGAGTACAAGTGCAAGGTGAAGTCTCACATCGTGTAGGAAAGACAAGGTtgaacaccatataagtgaaaatgaaaacttcAAATCAATATTGCGTTTGTCATCAACTTTCCTATAACTGGATAAAAAGGTGAGTGGACGATAATAAAGAATAGAGTTTTGTTAATTCAACACTAAAGAGTTATTATGAGTGTTGTGGCAAGACTTTTGAGTTCTACTTTAAGTTGATCATGGGTGAAAGAATAATACTGATACTACTACTAGTGCTTTCCTTCAACTTTTTGTTGCTTGCAGTAGCACAAGATGTTAATAGTGATTGTAAGTTCTGTTTTGACTATGTGTTTTGTGATCATACACTTATCTTTATAATTCATGTCTTCACATTAAGAAACAAGCAAAACAAGCATGATTCTTCATGCAATAGAGAACTGAGAAGTCTTCATCAAATGATCAAGTCTTAACCTTTTGCATGGATGCCCAAGTTTAATAATCAAATGGTTGGATACTTGGTTGTGTTAAGATTGAAGACTTCAATGACCGGAATATATAATTTGATACTTTTCAACGTAAAATTCTTATGCAGTTGCAGTCCTAAAGTCTCTAAGAGGTTCTTGGCTAAGCCCAACTCCCAATTGGGAGGGTTCAGATCCTTGCAAGGACTGGGAAGGCATTAAGTGCAAAAACTCACGTGTTATTTCCATGTAATGTTTCTTCTGATTATCTCCgtcttttttactcttttttttttcctgaattaATCTGTACTTCTGAGAGACTATAACCTGTTGTCTGGTGCTTCAGATCATTATCAGATATTGGCTTGACTGGCCACCTTTCAGGAGATATTGGATCACTTTCTGAGTTGGAGATTCTGTAAGCCTTTGAATTTAAAGATTGAAAGGATCTATTGTAAGTTATTGGAAATATTGGAGATTCTTAGTTTACAaaggcacaaaaaaaaaagttttgcaaAAGCCACGAGCTTATGTTAGGCTAAGTGATTAGAAAAGTATCCAAATGAATCATAATTTCCTtggtttgtgtgttaaattggaGACCAATTTTCATGAATAGATTAATGTTTCTTTCCTAATTGTTTTTTCCTTCTACAGGGATCTCTCATACAATAGGGGCCTCACAGGATCACTTCCACAAGAAATTGGAAACTTGAAGAAGCTATTAAAATTGTAAGtaatattattgattattgTCAAGTTTATAACTCGATACCAACaacactaaaaaaaacaaaacaaaaagattaTGGTCGTATCATGAACATTATAATGAAACAATTCTAACAAAAGTAGTACTTTTTCATTTATCTTGCAGAGTTCTAGTTGGTTGTGGTTTTACTGGTCGTATTCCAGATGAAATAGGATTTCTAGAACAGCTTGTTTTCTTGTAAGCATATTTTTTactgtttcatttttttgtgtgtgaatcAATTCAAATAACACCCTTTTGGTGTGTGTTTAATTCTTGGTTAATACTCTAAATCAACAACTTCCTATTGCAGATCTTTAAACTCCAACAATTTTGTTGGACCAATTCCACCTTCTATTGGCAATCTGTCAAATCTTACTTGGCTAGATTTAGCTGACAATCAGCTTGATGGATCCATCCCAGTATCTAGTGGCACTACCTCTGGTCTTGATATGTTGCAAAAAACACTGCACTTGTACGTCAATTTTCTTCAGCTGCCAGTTTTTCTGTATCAGTGAATTTTCTTAACGTGATAAAAAATCTATCCAACATATTTCTAATATTGTCTGCAGTCATCTTGGGAAGAATAGGCTTTCAGGAGAAATTCCTCCAAAACTTTTTAGCTCGAAAATGACTCTGATACATGTGTAAGAGTTGTTCTTAATATTTGTCGTTTGTAGTCTTTGAATATGATTGAGCCAGTATGCAGAATTTTCCACTTTCATATAATCAATTGTACAGGTCACAGGTATGGAATTTTGATTGAAACTTGCCAATAAAACGCACTTGTCACTTGTCAGAAACTTAATATGACCATAGTGAAAATTTACACTAACTGTGATATTGTAAAAATGAACAGACATGCAGACACTTACATGTTTAGACAGTCTTCTTACTGTCTATCTTCTAATGATGAATGGTTGATAGAAAAGAAATTCTCGAGTTTAATTGAGATCTACCCTattttatatgtgtgtgtgtgtgtgtgacaaCACATTTTCTAACATActctggaatatctttattggCAGGATTTTTTACAGTAATAAACTAGTTGGAAGCATTCCAGAAACGCTTGGACTAGTTAAGAGTCTGACGTTGGTGTGAGTGACTAATTGACCATATTACATCCTCAAACAAATTCATTGGCAGAGTTTGCTAGatgatttttggcttaaatatatttttgttgctAGCAGACGCTTTGAAAATAATTCATTGAATGGATATGTGCCCCAGACCCTCAGCAACCTTACCAATGTCACAGACCTGTAAGCACATAAATTCCAATGTACCAACTAGAGTTTATTCTTCTTTGTACGgcaagattttttgttttatacttTTCACTTTTTCAGGTTGTTGTCCAACAATAAGCTGCAAGGTGCCCTGCCAAACCTTACTGGGATGAACTCCCTAAAATACTTGTAAGTAACAAAGCGTTTGTCTGTGACAGTTGGAATATTATTACTCAACCTCTCTCATTTGTAGTGAATGTTTCTTGTGTGACAATGAATCAATTCGTCAAAATCTGTGTTGAAGGGATTTGAGCAACAATAGCTTTGACAAGTCAGATTTTCCACTGTGGCTTTCAAATCTGAAGAATTTAACAACATTGTATGTCTTTCTTTTCCACTTGTTTCACCCTTGAGTTCTCTATTTATCTGGTTTCAACAATTCAATATTGTTTGGTCTTTTGTTGTTTGGCAGACAAATGGAGAGTGTGGACCTTAACGGAAACATTCCAGTTAATTTATTTAGCCTTGCCTATTTACAAAATGTGTGAGTTACCTGTCTCAATGATTAATCTTACAGTCTCCACtttcagaaataaaaaatagtggtTACACATTCATCGTTGTTTTAGTAATATACTACATCATAAATGCTCTAACATTTAACATATTCATAGTGTGctaaacaacaacaaccttgGTGGAACCTTGGATATTGGCACCAACAACAGAAAACACCTGAAACTTGTTAATTTGAAGTCAAATTCAATTCAGGACTTCGAGCAACAAAATGATCTCCCAGAGAATATCACGATAATGTAAGCCATACCTGTTCATGATTCTGGCTGTTTTTTTCTGTATTTCTTGGATACATAGGTTATTTTGTCACTTCAAacaattttagtttcttttcaaGCATAAGATTCATTATTTACAAGTCTTTGTTTTTTAGCCCCTCTACATGGCTCAAGTATTGACTGCACTTTTGTCTGCAGACTTGAGTCCAACCCCATTTGTACAGAAACAGGAGCTATGGAGAGGAGTTACTGCAAAAAACACAACATCTTAGATACAGAACCACAAAATAAATGTCCACCTGATAGTTGCAGTCGAGATCAGATTCTAAGTCCCAAGTGCATATGTGGATATCCAATTACAGGAACTTTGACTTTCAGAGCACCCTCATATTTTGAATGGAGAGACACAACATCCCTGGAGAAACATCTTTTGCAAGAATTTCAATCTCATGATCTACCTGTGGATTCAGTTTCTTTAATCATTTCAGATCCATTTCATAGTTTTGTGTATACCATACAAATTTTCCCACGAGGCCAAGATCGTTTCGACCGACAAGACAAATCTACAATAAGCTCTATTCTTGGCAACCTAAGTGCTACTAGTCCATATGATTTTATTACAGGAAACCAAGGTGATGGTAACTACACTACTAACTTTTTCATCCCATTTCCTAGAGACagaaataataatactaatttgTCTATCTTCTTTCTCATAATAAAGGACCGAAGGAGTCAACTAATTCATCAAGCAAGGTCTTAATTATTCGAGTAGCAGTTGGTGGTTCTTCCGTTATGCTTGTTTTATTAGTCCTTGCAGGTGTTTATGCTTTCTGCCAGAAGAGAAGAGCAGAAAGAGCCATTTCTCGAAGCAATCCTTTTGGTAAATGATTATAAACTCAGTTCCTAGAGTTATATGGAATTCTGttgattaatattaatttacacAAAATGCAGGAAACTGGGATCCAAATAAAAGCAACTGCGGCACTCCTCAGTTAAAAGCAGCAAGGCAGTtttcatttaaagaaattaagaaatacaCAAACAACTTCTCACAAGACAATGATATTGGATCAGGGGGTTATGGAAAGGTCCTGAATGTTTCTTGTTAACTCTAATGCACTGTTGTAATTTATACATGCGTACAAACATACAGGGCGCATGAGAACTATCCATATGAGAATATCAAAGTTTAATCATACAACCATACATGACTGGTCATGATTTCTTGTTCTCATGAGAATAGTTCTCACCTGATATTTGTTCTCAACTGTTCACTAAGTATTTCCTGTCAGTTGAAATGTTTTTTTggaccaaaaaattaaaatagaaatatatatatatatatattaattgactgtttcatttttattgtagtGTGCCTTGAAGGCTTCTCACGCTATACTTTTTTTCATAATAGCGTATAAGTATGATTTAGAAACACCTGGCAGAAACACAGACGTGCTAGTCATTCATTAGCAACAAATTTTATATGAACATTTTAATAAATGTAACATTTGTTGACAGAAATTTAACTATATGCTTCTAACAATAGACAAATAAGTAAATGTTCACAGGTTTATCGGGGAACTCTTCCCAGTGGGCAAGTGGTAGCCATAAAACGAGCTCAAAGAGAATCAAAGCAGGGAGGGCTAGAATTCAAAGCTGAAATTGAACTCCTTTCAAGGGTCCACCACAAGAATCTGGTTAGCCTTGTGGGATTCTGCTTTGAACGAGAAGAACAAATGCTGGTTTATGAGTTTGTTCCAAATGGAACTTTGAAGGATGCTCTCACAGGTATTTATATGTATCTACAGCGGATATTGCTATCTGTTTggaatttttaactaatttaattggattatttACATTTACATCCGCCTTTTGGTCAGTACTCACCAGTCACCATTCAGTTTCCTAAGTGTGACCACTTACCACATTGGCAAAGCACTACACAATATCTGTTTCTGAAAGATAAACATACTAAAACTCTAGTTCTaatgtttcttataattatgaCTTTCAAATCTGGAAATAGTTGCTTGATGAGATATGTCaaattcattatatttattGTACCTAATAAGTCATAACATGCGTATAATCTATGCAGGGGAATCTGGAATTGTGTTGAGCTGGAGTAGAAGACTGAAAGTAGCCCTTGGTGCTGCCAGGGGTTTGGCTTATCTTCATGAACATGCTGATCCCCCTATTATACACAGGGACATCAAATCAAACAACATTTTGCTGAATGAAAACTATACTGCAAAAGTTTCTGATTTTGGTCTCTCCAAGTCTATCTTAGATGATGAAAAAGATTACGTCTCCACTCAAGTTAAAGGAACAATGGTTTGTATATATCTTCTAtgcatttttctttaaaatggaaaGATTACTAATGGGAAGGTGACatcttatttttcaaattagtgGAGGTAGAAAATGATTGATTCCATTCTTTTGCagagttttaaaaaagttttcattctaaatttttttctgtattgagaattttcatgattttatgtAAGCATCTAAGCTGTTTCACATGCAAC is a genomic window containing:
- the LOC114367643 gene encoding probable leucine-rich repeat receptor-like protein kinase At5g49770, whose amino-acid sequence is MGERIILILLLVLSFNFLLLAVAQDVNSDFAVLKSLRGSWLSPTPNWEGSDPCKDWEGIKCKNSRVISISLSDIGLTGHLSGDIGSLSELEILDLSYNRGLTGSLPQEIGNLKKLLKLVLVGCGFTGRIPDEIGFLEQLVFLSLNSNNFVGPIPPSIGNLSNLTWLDLADNQLDGSIPVSSGTTSGLDMLQKTLHFHLGKNRLSGEIPPKLFSSKMTLIHVIFYSNKLVGSIPETLGLVKSLTLVRFENNSLNGYVPQTLSNLTNVTDLLLSNNKLQGALPNLTGMNSLKYLDLSNNSFDKSDFPLWLSNLKNLTTLQMESVDLNGNIPVNLFSLAYLQNVVLNNNNLGGTLDIGTNNRKHLKLVNLKSNSIQDFEQQNDLPENITIILESNPICTETGAMERSYCKKHNILDTEPQNKCPPDSCSRDQILSPKCICGYPITGTLTFRAPSYFEWRDTTSLEKHLLQEFQSHDLPVDSVSLIISDPFHSFVYTIQIFPRGQDRFDRQDKSTISSILGNLSATSPYDFITGNQGPKESTNSSSKVLIIRVAVGGSSVMLVLLVLAGVYAFCQKRRAERAISRSNPFGNWDPNKSNCGTPQLKAARQFSFKEIKKYTNNFSQDNDIGSGGYGKVYRGTLPSGQVVAIKRAQRESKQGGLEFKAEIELLSRVHHKNLVSLVGFCFEREEQMLVYEFVPNGTLKDALTGESGIVLSWSRRLKVALGAARGLAYLHEHADPPIIHRDIKSNNILLNENYTAKVSDFGLSKSILDDEKDYVSTQVKGTMGYLDPDYYTSQKLTEKSDVYSFGVLILELITARKPIERGKYIVKVVRSTIDKTKDLYGLHKIIDPAICSGSTLEGFEKFVDLAMECVEDSGADRPAMSDVVKEIEDMLQSVGMHLTSESVTSTTSSHRYQEVSIVSFHLDQPYSNESFGSSAEHIQKLNLVS